In one window of Pseudorasbora parva isolate DD20220531a chromosome 7, ASM2467924v1, whole genome shotgun sequence DNA:
- the vamp1b gene encoding synaptobrevin isoform X1 codes for MFRSATDDANPAGAPGAPGGPGGTAPPAPPNTTSNRRLQQTQAQVEEVVDIMRVNVDKVLERDQKLSELDDRADALQAGASQFESCAAKLKNKYWWKNCKMMIIMGVIGVIFVGIIFLYFFS; via the exons AGATGATGCCAACCCAGCAGGTGCTCCTGGAGCTCCAGGCGGCCCCGGAGGAACCGCTCCCCCTGCTCCCCCAAACACCACCAGCAACCGCAGACTACAGCAGACACAAGCTCAAGTGGAggag GTGGTGGATATCATGCGTGTGAATGTGGATAAGGTTCTGGAGAGAGACCAGAAGCTGTCTGAGCTAGATGACAGGGCAGATGCTCTACAGGCCGGAGCTTCACAGTTTGAAAGCTGTGCTGCCAAACTGAAGAACAAATACTGGTGGAAGAACTGCAAG ATGATGATTATTATGGGTGTCATTGGAGTCATCTTCGTTGGAATCATTTTCT TGTATTTCTTCTCTTGA
- the tapbpl gene encoding tapasin-related protein isoform X1, producing MLSILGFLSLVYGLEGADVVLSCSLIEEGGGMGGLMGGGGAMFKRTPSTLVFRDLVENADLSPELVTPYNPPETPNADDLIFELMLPSIHIPNADLLLHADCNEQEVVCEISRYVPRDADMDSRPAHFISSVQLVGGGISLTLVLQTLHSETAQPDTQPLVQSKLNLTLSQSGTLLTEVVFVVFSRVPSIVAPIGGDVLLDCGFRQKDSVPGQEVALEWRLQHRGNGRKILQMNAKETDMAPDVFVDREGTSAEADLLVRDGNASLAMQGLKVTDEGTYICTVGSGDFQTQQIVQLHITQPPHVTLSEEKLTFQDSTPQKLSCHCNRYYPLDVQVDWFTQTPSEEEPVSFTRESSLSSHRQHSDGTFSLSSYLTLRPNTHPPGTVVTCRVSHPALEISSDVSLTVDKPEPRKGFWTVILMLAISGLFLYQAFRGAGGSPQEKKYTT from the exons ATGTTATCAATCCTCGGCTTCCTTTCGTTGGTTTATG GGCTGGAGGGAGCGGATGTGGTCCTGTCCTGCTCACTGATCGAAGAGGGGGGAGGGATGGGAGGCTTGATGGGCGGGGGCGGGGCGATGTTCAAGCGCACTCCATCCACTCTGGTATTCAGGGATCTGGTTGAGAATGCTGATCTCTCACCAGAGCTTGTGACCCCGTATAACCCCCCCGAGACCCCCAATGCTGATGATCTGATCTTTGAGTTGATGT TACCATCCATTCACATTCCTAATGCAGACTTGCTTCTTCATGCTGATTGTAATGAGCAGGAGGTGGTTTGTGAGATCAGCCGTTATGTTCCTCGTGATGCTGATATGGATTCCCGGCCTGCTCATTTCATTAGCTCGGTTCAGCTGGTGGGCGGCGGCATCAGCCTCACTCTGGTACTACAGACTCTTCACAGTGAGACAGCACAACCCGACACGCAACCACTTGTGCAGAGTAAACTCAACCTGACTCTCAGCCAATCAGGAACACTGCTGACAGAGG TTGTGTTTGTGGTGTTCTCGCGTGTCCCATCCATTGTGGCTCCAATAGGGGGTGATGTGCTTTTAGACTGCGGCTTCAGACAGAAGGATTCAGTCCCTGGACAGGAAGTGGCACTTGAGTGGCGCTTACAACATAGAGGAAATGGCCGTAAAATTCTTCAAATGAACGCGAAAGAGACGGACATGGCACCAGATG TATTCGTGGACCGGGAAGGCACGAGCGCTGAAGCAGATCTTCTGGTGAGGGACGGTAACGCGTCTCTGGCTATGCAGGGGTTAAAGGTCACGGATGAGGGCACATACATCTGTACTGTCGGCTCTGGGGACTTTCAGACTCAGCAGATTGTGCAGCTGCACATCACAC AACCTCCTCACGTCACACTCTCTGAGGAAAAGCTGACATTTCAGGACTCGACACCTCAGAAGCTGAGCTGTCATTGTAATCGTTACTACCCTCTGGATGTGCAG GTGGACTGGTTTACCCAGACGCCCTCTGAGGAAGAGCCTGTCTCTTTCACAAGAGAATCCTCTCTCTCCAGCCATCGGCAGCACAGTGATGGAACATTTTCCCTCTCCTCTTACCTCACCCTACGGCCCAACACGCACCCGCCGGGGACGGTCGTCACCTGTAGGGTCTCTCACCCAGCCCTAGAAATATCGAGTGATGTCAGCCTGACTGTGGACAAACCTGAGCCAA GAAAAGGCTTCTGGACAGTTATCTTAATGCTGGCGATATCAGGGCTGTTTTTGTATCAAGCATTCAGAGGTGCAG GTGGATCACCTCAAGAGAAGAAATACACTACATAA
- the tapbpl gene encoding tapasin-related protein isoform X2 produces the protein MLSILGFLSLVYGLEGADVVLSCSLIEEGGGMGGLMGGGGAMFKRTPSTLVFRDLVENADLSPELVTPYNPPETPNADDLIFELMLPSIHIPNADLLLHADCNEQEVVCEISRYVPRDADMDSRPAHFISSVQLVGGGISLTLVLQTLHSETAQPDTQPLVQSKLNLTLSQSGTLLTEVVFVVFSRVPSIVAPIGGDVLLDCGFRQKDSVPGQEVALEWRLQHRGNGRKILQMNAKETDMAPDVFVDREGTSAEADLLVRDGNASLAMQGLKVTDEGTYICTVGSGDFQTQQIVQLHITQPPHVTLSEEKLTFQDSTPQKLSCHCNRYYPLDVQVDWFTQTPSEEEPVSFTRESSLSSHRQHSDGTFSLSSYLTLRPNTHPPGTVVTCRVSHPALEISSDVSLTVDKPEPRKGFWTVILMLAISGLFLYQAFRGAEN, from the exons ATGTTATCAATCCTCGGCTTCCTTTCGTTGGTTTATG GGCTGGAGGGAGCGGATGTGGTCCTGTCCTGCTCACTGATCGAAGAGGGGGGAGGGATGGGAGGCTTGATGGGCGGGGGCGGGGCGATGTTCAAGCGCACTCCATCCACTCTGGTATTCAGGGATCTGGTTGAGAATGCTGATCTCTCACCAGAGCTTGTGACCCCGTATAACCCCCCCGAGACCCCCAATGCTGATGATCTGATCTTTGAGTTGATGT TACCATCCATTCACATTCCTAATGCAGACTTGCTTCTTCATGCTGATTGTAATGAGCAGGAGGTGGTTTGTGAGATCAGCCGTTATGTTCCTCGTGATGCTGATATGGATTCCCGGCCTGCTCATTTCATTAGCTCGGTTCAGCTGGTGGGCGGCGGCATCAGCCTCACTCTGGTACTACAGACTCTTCACAGTGAGACAGCACAACCCGACACGCAACCACTTGTGCAGAGTAAACTCAACCTGACTCTCAGCCAATCAGGAACACTGCTGACAGAGG TTGTGTTTGTGGTGTTCTCGCGTGTCCCATCCATTGTGGCTCCAATAGGGGGTGATGTGCTTTTAGACTGCGGCTTCAGACAGAAGGATTCAGTCCCTGGACAGGAAGTGGCACTTGAGTGGCGCTTACAACATAGAGGAAATGGCCGTAAAATTCTTCAAATGAACGCGAAAGAGACGGACATGGCACCAGATG TATTCGTGGACCGGGAAGGCACGAGCGCTGAAGCAGATCTTCTGGTGAGGGACGGTAACGCGTCTCTGGCTATGCAGGGGTTAAAGGTCACGGATGAGGGCACATACATCTGTACTGTCGGCTCTGGGGACTTTCAGACTCAGCAGATTGTGCAGCTGCACATCACAC AACCTCCTCACGTCACACTCTCTGAGGAAAAGCTGACATTTCAGGACTCGACACCTCAGAAGCTGAGCTGTCATTGTAATCGTTACTACCCTCTGGATGTGCAG GTGGACTGGTTTACCCAGACGCCCTCTGAGGAAGAGCCTGTCTCTTTCACAAGAGAATCCTCTCTCTCCAGCCATCGGCAGCACAGTGATGGAACATTTTCCCTCTCCTCTTACCTCACCCTACGGCCCAACACGCACCCGCCGGGGACGGTCGTCACCTGTAGGGTCTCTCACCCAGCCCTAGAAATATCGAGTGATGTCAGCCTGACTGTGGACAAACCTGAGCCAA GAAAAGGCTTCTGGACAGTTATCTTAATGCTGGCGATATCAGGGCTGTTTTTGTATCAAGCATTCAGAGGTGCAG AAAATTGA
- the vamp1b gene encoding vesicle-associated membrane protein 2 isoform X2 has protein sequence MSATDDANPAGAPGAPGGPGGTAPPAPPNTTSNRRLQQTQAQVEEVVDIMRVNVDKVLERDQKLSELDDRADALQAGASQFESCAAKLKNKYWWKNCKMMIIMGVIGVIFVGIIFLYFFS, from the exons AGATGATGCCAACCCAGCAGGTGCTCCTGGAGCTCCAGGCGGCCCCGGAGGAACCGCTCCCCCTGCTCCCCCAAACACCACCAGCAACCGCAGACTACAGCAGACACAAGCTCAAGTGGAggag GTGGTGGATATCATGCGTGTGAATGTGGATAAGGTTCTGGAGAGAGACCAGAAGCTGTCTGAGCTAGATGACAGGGCAGATGCTCTACAGGCCGGAGCTTCACAGTTTGAAAGCTGTGCTGCCAAACTGAAGAACAAATACTGGTGGAAGAACTGCAAG ATGATGATTATTATGGGTGTCATTGGAGTCATCTTCGTTGGAATCATTTTCT TGTATTTCTTCTCTTGA